A part of Amycolatopsis lurida genomic DNA contains:
- a CDS encoding GH92 family glycosyl hydrolase, which produces MPARTSIRVAGLLTALVVPAGLVTPVAAAAPGGDPVDAVNTFIGTKDDGNTFPGASAPFGMTQVSPISSHYAGYRYDDTAIRGFGHFFLSGAGCWEQGGLVSSLPTTGAVGPGAAFDTTKPETFDHKKYASPYTHEGEVGKPGYYKVRLTGYGGVDAETTATTRTGVERYTFTKAGDANVFVNVGQANDKEPVTASQIRVVGDRTIEGMVESQAFCGGKPYKTWFTTTFDKPFKSFGTWSPTGGTPGSKESAGGEGLRGAWLTFGGGQVTATTAISHVDAFGARLNLASEKGRSFDAVRDGAQRAWRKELSSVDIKGGTKDDRTVFYTSLYHALLQPLTGNDADGRYRGFDDKIHRALGWTYYEFFSLWDTYRTQNQLLALLRPARAKDVAKSVLAIHDQGGWLPRWAYANQETNTMTGDPVTPFLVDLWRFGALSGQEFRAYQALLQNSREIPPASSPFQGRSGNASYQKDGFVQYDKDFPKKGQDTDPHHGASATLEYALADCSLSIMAAGLGKKDDAKALADKGRSYRTLWDSSVTDRGFTGFYRPKLEGGEWFSPARKPFDPQSQDGFHEGTSWQYQWLTQQDVPGLVERMGGKENVGKRLDDFFAYGDLVKDPAKTVREEWVVGPYNYYNQFRYNPNNEPDLHSPWMYTLTGQPWKTSAVVRAAHTLFTNAPNGVTGNDDLGTMSAWYVFSALGLYPAMPGTGEFVLNAPRFEKSVVRLENGRDITIKADGADGSKLQYVQGLGTGSQRAYVGLEQLTRGTTLDFKLTDDPAKATWATGPEGAPKSPCAG; this is translated from the coding sequence ATGCCTGCACGCACCTCGATCCGCGTCGCCGGGTTGCTCACCGCGCTTGTCGTCCCCGCTGGGCTGGTCACGCCCGTCGCGGCGGCGGCACCCGGTGGCGACCCTGTGGACGCGGTCAACACCTTCATCGGCACCAAGGACGACGGCAACACCTTCCCCGGCGCTTCGGCTCCTTTCGGGATGACGCAGGTCAGCCCGATCTCCTCGCATTACGCCGGCTACCGCTACGACGACACCGCGATCCGCGGCTTCGGGCATTTCTTCCTGTCCGGCGCGGGCTGCTGGGAGCAGGGTGGCCTCGTGTCGTCCCTGCCCACCACCGGCGCGGTCGGGCCCGGCGCGGCGTTCGACACCACGAAACCCGAGACGTTCGACCACAAGAAGTACGCCTCGCCGTACACACACGAGGGCGAGGTCGGCAAGCCCGGCTACTACAAGGTACGGCTCACCGGTTACGGCGGCGTCGACGCGGAGACCACCGCGACCACGCGGACCGGCGTCGAGCGGTACACCTTCACGAAAGCGGGCGACGCAAACGTTTTCGTCAACGTCGGCCAGGCCAACGACAAGGAACCGGTGACGGCGAGCCAGATCCGGGTCGTCGGCGATCGGACGATCGAAGGCATGGTGGAGTCGCAGGCGTTCTGCGGCGGGAAGCCGTACAAGACCTGGTTCACCACGACGTTCGACAAGCCGTTCAAATCCTTCGGCACCTGGTCGCCGACGGGTGGCACTCCGGGCTCGAAGGAGTCCGCGGGCGGTGAGGGACTGCGCGGTGCCTGGCTGACCTTCGGCGGAGGTCAGGTCACCGCGACGACCGCGATCTCCCATGTGGACGCTTTCGGCGCCCGGCTGAACCTGGCGTCCGAGAAGGGCCGTTCGTTCGACGCGGTCCGCGACGGCGCCCAGCGTGCCTGGCGCAAGGAACTGTCCTCAGTGGACATCAAGGGCGGTACGAAGGACGACCGCACGGTGTTCTACACCTCGCTCTACCACGCGCTGCTGCAGCCGCTGACCGGCAACGACGCCGACGGACGGTACCGCGGGTTCGACGACAAGATCCACCGGGCGCTGGGCTGGACCTACTACGAGTTCTTCTCGTTGTGGGACACCTACCGCACGCAGAACCAGCTGCTCGCGCTCTTGAGGCCGGCTCGGGCGAAGGACGTCGCGAAGTCCGTGCTCGCCATCCACGACCAGGGTGGCTGGCTGCCGCGCTGGGCGTACGCGAACCAGGAGACGAACACGATGACCGGCGATCCGGTCACCCCGTTCCTGGTCGACCTGTGGCGGTTCGGCGCGCTGTCCGGGCAGGAGTTCAGGGCATACCAGGCACTTCTGCAGAACTCGCGCGAGATCCCGCCCGCGTCTTCGCCGTTCCAGGGCCGCTCGGGTAACGCGAGCTACCAGAAGGACGGGTTCGTCCAGTACGACAAGGACTTCCCGAAGAAGGGGCAGGACACCGACCCGCACCACGGCGCTTCGGCCACGCTGGAATACGCGCTCGCGGACTGCTCGCTGTCGATCATGGCCGCCGGGCTCGGCAAGAAGGACGACGCGAAGGCCTTGGCGGACAAGGGACGCAGCTATCGCACGCTGTGGGACTCGTCGGTGACCGATCGTGGCTTCACCGGGTTCTACCGTCCCAAGCTCGAAGGCGGCGAGTGGTTCAGCCCGGCGAGGAAGCCGTTCGACCCGCAGAGCCAGGACGGGTTCCACGAGGGCACGTCATGGCAGTACCAATGGCTGACCCAGCAAGACGTCCCCGGGCTCGTCGAGCGGATGGGCGGCAAGGAGAACGTCGGCAAGCGGCTCGACGACTTCTTCGCCTACGGGGATCTGGTCAAGGACCCGGCGAAGACCGTGCGCGAGGAATGGGTCGTCGGCCCGTACAACTACTACAACCAGTTCCGCTACAACCCGAACAACGAGCCGGACCTGCACTCGCCCTGGATGTACACCCTGACCGGGCAGCCGTGGAAGACCTCCGCCGTCGTCCGCGCGGCGCACACGTTGTTCACCAACGCGCCGAACGGTGTCACCGGCAACGACGACCTCGGGACCATGTCCGCGTGGTACGTCTTCAGCGCGCTGGGCCTGTATCCGGCGATGCCGGGCACCGGGGAGTTCGTGCTCAACGCGCCGCGGTTCGAGAAGTCGGTGGTGCGTCTGGAGAACGGCCGTGACATCACGATCAAGGCCGACGGCGCCGACGGGTCGAAGCTCCAGTACGTCCAAGGATTGGGAACCGGTTCGCAGCGGGCGTACGTCGGGTTGGAACAGTTGACGCGAGGGACCACTTTGGACTTCAAGCTCACCGACGACCCGGCGAAGGCGACCTGGGCGACCGGTCCGGAAGGGGCGCCGAAATCGCCCTGCGCGGGGTGA
- a CDS encoding DUF3817 domain-containing protein: MSSKAALVFRVAAVAEALSWAGLLVGMFLKYAVKLGEGGVPVLGMVHGVVFVLYVLVSLSVAKPLGWRPKTLILALLSSIPPLFTWLFESWALRNGKLDGPQRLSHGGVGLFAKTPETAAA, translated from the coding sequence GTGTCCAGCAAGGCCGCTCTAGTATTCCGCGTGGCCGCGGTAGCCGAAGCCCTCTCGTGGGCCGGGCTGCTGGTCGGGATGTTCCTCAAGTACGCCGTCAAGCTCGGCGAGGGCGGCGTTCCCGTCCTCGGCATGGTGCACGGCGTCGTCTTCGTCCTCTACGTGCTGGTCTCCCTGTCCGTGGCGAAGCCGCTCGGCTGGCGCCCGAAGACCCTGATCCTCGCGCTGCTCTCCAGCATCCCGCCGCTGTTCACCTGGCTGTTCGAGTCCTGGGCGCTGCGCAACGGCAAGCTGGACGGCCCGCAGCGGCTGTCGCACGGTGGGGTCGGCCTGTTCGCCAAGACCCCGGAAACCGCCGCCGCCTGA
- a CDS encoding MarR family winged helix-turn-helix transcriptional regulator, whose amino-acid sequence MSRPLPFDPIARAAQLWEARIGPSETMAAVTGIMRVQQIIQSAVDGALKPHGLTFARYEALVLLTFARASHLPMRVMGERLQLHPTSVTNIVDRLEKDGLVKRVPHPTDRRTTLVEITDEGRVRREEATKAVTEIDFGLTGLTGKQTEQLTDLLTKVRKATGDFTE is encoded by the coding sequence ATGAGCCGTCCGTTGCCGTTCGACCCGATCGCCCGCGCGGCGCAGCTGTGGGAGGCCCGTATCGGGCCGTCCGAGACCATGGCCGCGGTGACCGGGATCATGCGCGTGCAACAGATCATCCAGTCCGCGGTGGACGGTGCGCTCAAACCCCACGGGCTCACCTTCGCCCGGTACGAGGCGCTGGTGTTGCTGACCTTCGCCCGCGCGTCCCACCTGCCGATGCGCGTGATGGGCGAGCGGCTGCAACTGCATCCGACGAGCGTCACCAACATCGTCGACAGGCTGGAGAAGGACGGCCTGGTCAAGCGTGTGCCGCATCCGACCGACCGCCGGACGACGCTGGTCGAGATCACCGACGAAGGCCGCGTACGCCGCGAAGAGGCCACGAAAGCGGTCACCGAAATCGACTTCGGGCTGACCGGGCTCACCGGCAAGCAGACCGAGCAGCTGACCGACCTGCTCACCAAGGTCCGCAAGGCCACCGGCGACTTCACCGAATAG